A segment of the Manis javanica isolate MJ-LG chromosome 10, MJ_LKY, whole genome shotgun sequence genome:
TTGAAGGGAAAATACATGGATATTGAATTTGACTTCAAGGGAAGTCCTCTCGGTGGTGTCATCACAAACTGTACGTGTCTCCCCATTCTGCCTACCGCCTCTCTCTTCCACCTGCCCTACAGAGTCCTGTTCTGCTAAACTACTGCTGTAGGGAGGGGGAAAGTGAACACCAGCCTTCCCAACCACTCGGAGTGCTGGGATGAGGATAAGAGAGAGGGAGCTGTGGTGTCTCCCAGACCCCCTGCACATTATTTCCTAACTCTCTGCCAGATCTGCTGGAGAAGTCCCGAGTGGTGAAGCAGCTCACAGGAGAGCGGAACTTCCACATCTTCTACCAGCTGCTGGCCGGAGCAGATGAACAGCTGCTGCGTATGTGCCTGCCCTGCATGTGCCAGAGCACCCCCCACCTCCACTCAACCCCTAGaacctctgggctcctctgtacCCCTGCAGCCCTCTTCTTCTGAGACCCTCAGACGACTTCTCCCTGTATTTCCCACCCTGGATTTCCACCACCCCGGGAACAAATCCCCTGACCTCTGTGTTCTCTCCCTTTTCTGGGGTTTTATTGCTAGGAATAAGCCTTTGTGCCTCTTCACTGCTCTTATTCCTCTGTACTTCCTGGGATTCTTTTTTTCCAAGCTGGcttcaaaaatgaaatactcaTTTCCATCTGCCATGCTTTCCTGTCTTCAATTGAAGGGCTTTATCAATAGCTCAGCTGGAAATCAGGCAGGATGTTACAATTGTTATAAGAACTCTGGATGAGCTCTAGTTGAAGTTGTCCTGGGTCTTAATCTGCCCAGGGTCCTGTCCTTGACTTCCTCTTCTTAGTTCCATGGAggttccatttattcattcatcaaacatctCTTGAACACCTACTCTGATTGAACATTGTGCTAGCTCCATGGGCTAAGTACGACATGGACCTTGTCCTTGAAGAACTTAGTCTTCCAGGAATGGCAGATACGTGAACAGAAACACTACAATACAGTGTGATCAATGCCAATGGGCCCATGCGGGTGGCTCTAGGAGCAGAAGGCATGGAGCACTCTCTACCTTGTCCTGGGAGGCACTGGGTGCCGGACAGGCCTTAGGTTGCAGGGTCTGGTAGGACTTCAGGCCCTGCTGGAGTTTGCCTATCAACACCCACTATAGCTGTGAGCACTGTGGTATCTGTTCCCCAAGGACATGTGCCTTTGGTTATTCTGTGCTGGAATTGTGGCCATCTccttccccctgcaggcctcatCCCTCCTCCCAGCTGAGGGGTCTTGGTGATGTTCACTTTGTCTGAGTCATAGGCACTAGTATCCTGTTTTAGCTGATTCTGTCACCCATTGGTTTAAGCTGAGTCTGGGCAGGGCCTCCCTGGGCCTTTCTGACTCATTATCTGTCCAGACACCCCTCTTTAGCAGGCTCTTATTTCAAAATGTGTGTCTCAGGGGAAGGTGCCACTAAACTCTCGTTTGAGAGCCACTCCTGATTGTCAAGTAATTTGAATAGTATATGGTTGCTATCCCTCAAGCTCTGGCTAACCCACTCCTTCTCATCTAAGGTGAACAGTTTTGACCATTCccttgattcatttttaaaaaggaaaaaagtctcTTCATGCCAGCAAGGCACAcagatatgaaaatgaaaaacagtccCAACACACAAGTGGTTCATTTGTGGGAGAgtcagaagaaacaaaacctagCCCACATATTATGGTCTAGGATAGAGATTTAGGATGGGGGAACACGAGAGCCATTTGGCTGAGCTCCATAATGGCGTGTGGAGAAAGCCTTCCAGGATTAGGGTCAGAGTTGGGGAACATAGTACCTGGCACTTTGTTGGTGCTTAGTGAACAAATGAGTGGGCTAACCCAAGCCAAGGGTGAGGTATGGAGGTGCAGGGTGGGTGGGTATATGTGCTCACCCTTTTTTCACCTTAATCCTCCCAGAGCCATGGGAAGTGAGCAGGTGGAGGCtttgcatgtttgtttttatCGTTTAGAACCCTGATGGTGGGGAGAAGAGTAGAATGAGGCTTTTCTTCCATAAAGGTTGGAAAACAACCCTACAATTATGAACAGCCAAACCCTAAATACCACTTTAGTCTATTATCATAGGATTAATGATCCTAAATGAGAGGAGGCAGGGGAAGAACCTGAAACAAATATAGCTGCttcaagtaaatgaatgaatcaacctAGGGCAAGCGCTGTGAGGGCCCAGTCTGGAGGGCTCCAGACGGCTCATACATTAaccctcttctccctctctgaCCCGCCTAGAGGCCCTGAAGCTCGAGCAGGATACAAGTGGTTACACCTATCTGAATCGGGAAGTATCCAGAGTGGTTGGCATGGATGACGCCTCCAATTTCAAGGCTGTAGAGGTGGGTACCCAGGGTAGCTCTTAGGTCTTCCCCTGAACCCAAGCTCTGGGTTTGAGAAGGGAGGAATTGGACTGGCACTACAGTTCAGTTCCTGGTCTCTGCTTTCTCCCTAAGAGTGCCATGACTGTGATTGGGTTCTCGGAGGAGGAGATCCGACAGGTGCTAGAGGTGACGGCTTTGGTGCTGAAGCTGGGGAATGTGGAACTGGTGGATGAGTCCCAGGCCAGTGGGATAGCAGCTAGTGGCATCCATGATGGACGAGGTCTGCACCACCCTGCTGGTGCCCCAGCCAGCTCCCTGAGTCCCCCACTGCAACTCCTGTTCCTCTACCATCTCCACTATAATTGACTTCACTCTGATTCTGTCCCACACAGCCTCCTCCTGAGGTCTTCCCCAAACATGCTCATTGAGAGCTCCCAGTGAGGCAAACTGGAATGACGGTTTTGAAGTTTGACAGACTCAGGTCTCagacctctctgagtctcaggggATTctttgcaaaatggggataattattaCACCTGTTTCAGGAGATTCCCATTTTAAAGTAGATCATGCATGCCTTGTGCCCAgatctcccttctttcctctttctccccagAGATTCCTCTGGAAACATGTTCTGGATCAGCTGTAAGGATGTCCCAGCAAGGTGCAGGGACAGCTGTCTTCCAGCTGGTTCACTTACAGGCCCTGCCTTGCTCCCCTGGGAGAAAGCCCCTCTCAGGCCATGATGTTTCCTCTTCACTCAAGGCCTTCAGGAAATCGGGGAACTGGTGGGTTTGAATGCAGAAGAACTAGAGAGAGCTTTGTGCTCAAGAACGATGGAAATGGCCAAAGAAAAGGTGGTCACTGCATTGAATGTCatccaggtgaggatcctgggaGGGGCTGACTTGGAGCCTGGGCGGGGGCTGCCACACTAACCAGCTGGCTCTGTGCTGCAGGCTCGCTATGCTCGGGATGGCCTGGCTAAGAACATCTACAGCCGCCTCTTCCACTGGATAGTGAATCGCATAAACCAGAGTATCGAGGTGAGAGAGTACCGTCCTTTCTTAAGGCTCACCTGCCTGCCTCAGCCCCACGGCTTGGGTTCTGAGATGGACAGAGTGAGGAGGACGAGGGCTAGGGCACAATTCCTCTCAATAGTGTGTTTCTGTGGAAACACCTCCAGTTTTTTAATTCTACTGTCTGTATCCCCTATTTACCTGCCATGTGGCTTTGCATTTCACAAAGatcccaagcctcagtttcctggtttGGAAAATTGGACACTAATGCCTACCTACCTGCTTCACTAGGCTTAGTGAGGATCGGATGAAGTCATGTACATGGTTACCATATAACCCGGCAGTTCCACTCCttggtatatatccaagagaactgGAAACAGATCCATGTAGAACCCTGTACACAATTGTTCATAGGGGCATTATTTGTAGTAGCCCgaaagtggaagcaacccaagtgtccatcactTGGTTTGacaaatgggtaaacaaaatgtggtatatccacaaaTGGGATATTTTTTAACTGtaagaaggaatgaagtgcttatcaacatggatgaaccttgaaaaaatgttgagtgaaagaagccagacacaaaaggcaacatttcatatgattccatttatacaaaatggccagaataggcaaattcatagaaatggGAAGTAAGTCAGTGCTTCCCATGGGCTGCGAAGAGAGGGgactggggagtgactgctaatgcaTGCAGGTACAAGATTTCTCTCTGGGCTGATGAAAGTACTCTGGAATtaggtagtggtgatggttgtgcaCTTTATAAATATACTAAAGAACTACTGAACTGCACACCTtcaaaaggtaaattttatggtatgtgaattagattaaaatagaactattatttaaaaattatgtacatGAATGCTGTCAACCTAGAAGCCAATTACTGGAAGGCAGCAGAGGAAAATGGGATTTGAATGTAGGTTTGGGTAAATAGCccttttgaaatttaatttttttccgtAACTTGGGAACAACATACTTTCTAGGCTTATGATAAGGATTAGTGAAATAACAGAACTTTTTGCAAAATGTTCTATGAATATGAGAGAAGTATTTTCCTGAGAGGATTTTAATATCTTTCTGTCTCATAGCATGGGAACACCATTCTGGAATCTGTTTgcatcttccttttcctcctctcctcccactttgCTTGTCCTTCAGGGtatagaggaggaaggaaagtaaAATCACAGTCCCTTCCCAGGGTGGTCAGGCCCACCCGAGTTCTGTTTGCCCCCTGCTCCAGTCTCGTCTACCCACCAAGTGCCTGGCCTGATATGCAGAGGGGGCCTGTCCTCAGAttgtcttctccttctcttcaGGTGGGCactggggagaagaagaaggtaATGGGGGTCCTGGATATCTACGGCTTTGAAGTATTAGAGgtgagagctccacccaacctcggTGAGGGCTTTCCCAGAGTTGGGGCAGATAGGCTCAAACTGGGATTTGCGAGGGGAAGGTCAGGCTAAGAGGAAGGAAGGGTTTTGGGCTGAGCTGGTCTTTTTCACCCGTGTGTTCTCCCTCAGGATAATAGCTTTGAGCAATTTGTGATCAACTACTGCAATGAGAAGCTACAGCAGGTGTTCATAGAGTTAACGCTGAAAGAGGAGCAAGAGGAATATAGGAGAGAGGTATACTCAGCCTTCTTCCTACTTCCCCTCTGACTTCTAGGCACTTGCCAGATCTTTCTCCTTGATTACAATTTCCTGTCAGTTGTCCCCGGATGGGACACAAAGGACAGTAAGTTTCCCTTGCATAGTGGAACATTCCGGCATTACCAAGAAACCCTAATTTTCTGCTTTTTGCCCTCCAGTTTCCCCATTCTCCCACTCAAGGCCAGGCAAGAAAGGGGCAGATTAATGGAAGGCTGTGGGGATGGGGAAAGTCCTGACAGTGAATGGACAGCTGTGACTGGCCTAGGCAGACTGAGAGCCACATTGAGAAAGGGGCATTTCTCCAGGGCTTGGCACCCTACCGCATTCCTTTGTGTGCCCTTCTCTAATGTCTCAGAATTCTTTGTCTCCTCCAGGCTCTGGCTGATGTCACTGTTCCCTCTTATAACACCCCGATCCTAGACTTCCTTACCAGCGTGCCCCATGGCTCAGAATTTCCACACTCCTTCTTCTGGTCAGCAAAACCCCCTGTTTCCAACGGCTAGGTGTTAGAAAAGCTCTCTGATAGAGCTCATCCACTCCAAAGTGTGAATGGCTGTAAGCCTCACTCATCAGAACCCTCCCAGACATGGTCCCTGTGTGCTCCCAGGAATCTGCTTTGTCAGAATTTCAGGCAGTGTGGTCACAATGCATGTCAAAATTCTTTTTAgctgttttgtatatttttattttaaaaatttaaatgatcaaacAGATGATACATTCCCGTGCTTCACAAttcaaaaaacttaaaagagaTGTATTAAGAAAAGTCTCTCTTCCTCCATgtgcccatcctccccacctaGAGGCAACGGAAGTGGTCCCCCTTCCAGAATTCTTCTATGTGTCATCAAGCAAATTTGTGAATATGTTTTTCCACAATGTTTAACCAAGGGGTAGTGAATACATGGTGTTCTATACGTTGCTTTCATCAGCTAACCATATCTTTCTCTATCAGTATGTAAAGATGCTTTTCTACAGCTACATAGGCTTCTAAGAATATCATAATTCATTGAACCAGCTAGGAAAGGTATTTTTGGGATGAAGTGGGAGGACAATTTTACTTAATTCCACTCTGCATTCCCTAAAGATCTgtgagggaagagggagagaaaggcctGTGTTGCTCAGCCACTCTTGGGTGTGGCCTGAGCCTAGGAGGTCTGACCCTTAGCTGGGATCAGGAACCATCCTGCCTGCAGGCCTGATGCCCAGCAAAGCCATAGAGAACGGCTGTCCTTGGGTCTCCTGCTTTTCTGGaccattctttctcttttaaaagattATACAGTCCCAAAGGATGATGTAGAACAGTGGCTCTTAAAGCACAGGTCCAGGAGCAGCTGCTGGGAACCTGTGAGAAAGGCAAATTCCTGGGCCTGCGTGGACctgctggggtggggcccagcaatctgtgccTTTTGTAAGCCCTTCAGGCAGTTGTGAGTGCACacccaagtttgagaaccactgatgcaGGTCTTTGAAGATGTCAAATTAACTTTGTTGTTTGACAGTAAACTCACTCATGTGCTTTGGTTTTATAGTTTGTTGCCAGAGCAGTGCAACCATTGGCTCTTCTACATGCTCAAGGATCCTTCCCACTCCCACAGTGGGGTAATTCCTACCCCAGTCTTCACCTAACATattccccttccctctccactCCACAGAATCCAGAGGGCTCTCTGCATTGTTGTACCCTTTTGCTCTGGATCCTCCTGTCCACCCCACAAATTCCCCGTCTACCTTAGAAGTATGGGGATGTAAACAGAAACCGCACCAAGGACCCCTCTGAACTATAGGGCTTCCTCATGGTCCTTTGTTGGGTGGGTGAAAGGGGGCCTGGGTCTAATGAGGTCTTTGGGGACTTCTGGCCCTGCTCCCTGTAATTTTTCGCATCTCCCCTTGCCAGGGCATACCGTGGACAAAGGTGGAGTACTTCGATAATGGGATTATCTGTAACCTCATTGAGCATGTGAGTTAGCCTTCCCTTATCCTTGGGACCTCCCCTTCCAGACTGCCTGCACAACCTTACCCTGTCTCCCTTCCCTGTCCCTGCTGCCTGCTTGGTAAGGATGGTAAAGAAGGCAAAGGATGAAGGGGCAGAGGGACAGCAGTGGAGATGGGCACATCTTGGAGGGATGAGGTCTAAGTTGGACTGATCTTGTTCTGACCAGAACCAGCAAGGAATCCTGGCCATGCTTGACGAGGAGTGCCTGCGGCCTGGGGTGATCAGTGACTCTACCTTCCTCTCGAAGCTGAACCAGCTCTTCTCTAAGCATGGTCACTATGAGAGTAAAGTCACCCAGAACGCCCAGCGCCAGTATGACCACACCATGGGCCTTGGCTGCTTCCGCATCAGCCACTATGCGGGCAAGGTGATCTagcagggctggaggggagagACTAGGGCCTGGCACAGTATGATAGCAATGGGGAGGAAGTGGGGGAAGCTGAGAACTGGGCACACTTCACAGAGAGACTGGGAGGGCCAAGTGCTGGGATGAGGTCTCCTCACCAATAGCCATTCCTCCACAGGTGACATACAGTGTGAATGGCTTCATTGACAAGAATAATGACTTACTCTTCCGGGATTTGTCCCAGGCTATGTGGAAGGCCCAGCACCACCTTCTTAAGTCCTTGTTCCCTGAGGGAGATCCCAAGCAGGCATCTCTCAAACGCCCCCCAACTGCTGGGACCCAGTTCAAGAGTTCTGTGGCCATACTCATGAAGAACCTGTATTCCAAAAACCCGAATTACATCAGGTGACATGCTGGGCACACAGAGGAACATGTTACATGCATAATGGCATGTGCAGGGTCCATACACTGTAGAACATCCCATGTTGGGAGAGCTCTTTGGAAACAGGGTATTGGAGGTCCTTTCTTCATGGAAAACAGAGCCAGATGAGGAGCTGAGAGTCATGTGGTGGGGAGGGCATAAGACTTTGGTGGGGATCCAGCTATAGTGAGAGACTGGGACGGCCAGTGTGTCCACTTCCTCTGAAAATTGTCAACTAAGGGAAATGGGCACAACATGGGAGTGGAGACCAGGATGGGTTACAGCAGCAAGGTACAGCTCTGAGGCCTGTGCCTGGCCCATCCCCCACCAGGTGTATAAAGCCCAACGACCAGCAGCAGCGAGGCCAGTTCTCCTCGGAGCTGGTGGCCATCCAGGCTTGGTACCTGGGGCTGCTAGAGAATGTGCGGGTGCGACGGGCAGGCTATGCTTACCGCCAGGGGTACGGGCCCTTCCTGGAAAGGTATCGAATGCTGAGCCAGAGCACTTGGCCTCGGTGGAATGGGGGAGACAGGTAAGACTTGGTGGGGAGACCGGGAAgcagggaagagcagtcaatgcaAGGGATGTTTGTAGGGGAAGAGCCCAGTGGTGGCATGCCTATCACTGGAGCTCGGGGATGGATGATTAGGGAAATGAATGGAATGAAATCTGCTCAATCCCTAAACTCTTCTCCCAGAGTGAGAGGGGTTAGGGGAAAAGTGGAAGACGGCACTGTTCTGGGATAGTGGGCTTTCCCTATCTGCTCTTGTAGGGAAGGGGTGGAGAAGGTCATGGGGGCCCTGAGTGTGTCTTCAGAGGAGGTGGCCtttggaagaacaaagatcttCATTAGAAGTCCCAAGACGGTGAGTTGGAGTGTGCATTTGTGCTTGGTGGGGATGGAAGATTCAAGTGTCGGAGAGCCCACCTAAGGGAGAGGCTGCAGGGGAGGGGAACCTCTAGCTGGAAAGCGGAGTGGATGAGGAAGTTCTCTCTTTGTGGGACTTTATCCCTGGGAACTGAACACTTGGGTCTCCAGCCAGCCCTGAGTCCTGGGAGTTAGGTATGCTTGCATGGCCCACTCTGATTCCTCTGCCTAAGCAGCCAAGTCCTAGCAGAGGACTGTGTGCTTGGAGTTGATGCttgttgggtgaatgaatgaatgaatgaatgaatgaatgaatgaactgggAAGACAAAGGAATGATGGAGCAACTGCTGGCTGAGAAGCCTGTGGGGCCATGGAACGCAGGAGGAGAGCATGCTCTTTCCCGAGGCCAGCCTCTCTGTTCCATCTGTCCACCTCTCCACAGCTTTTCTTCCTGGAGGAGCAGAGGCGCTTCCGACTTCACCAGCTGGCCACACTCATACAGAAGATATACCGGGGCTGGCGCTGCCACACCCACTACCAGCTGATGCGCAAGAGTCAGATCCTCATTTCCTCTTGGTTTCGGGGCACTATGGTACCAGTTACCCCCCAAATCCCATCTACCTCACTGTGATAGGAGGGTGGGAAGTGGGAGAGGTGGTTCAGGAGATGGAGTTTTTCTAACATGACCATTATTCTACAGCAAAAGAAACGCTATGAGAAGCTAAAGGCATCAGCATTGTTGATCCAGGCTTTTGTGAGAGGGTGGAAGGTAATGGGCAAGGGAGGGGGGTTTCCTCCCCATACATGGTTCCTTCAACCACATGGGTCCTCCTAGATTGTGCCaactgctgggaggaaagagtagCAGAGAGCAAGGCCTGGCCGCACCCTGGACATACCTCTGTGTCTGGGGTGTTTCTGGgtttgctctgtgtgtgtctaGGAGTGAGGACTCATGTTGGGGAGATCTGTGTACATGCCTGGGTGTGTCTCTTACTTGGCAGTGGAGCTCTGCTCTCTGCCTAGAGTGTTGTCCTTTCCTCCAGCTGCAGTCTCAGCTCCTTATCTTACTCTGTTCTTTGTGTGGctgaaaaataaaagtctaaGTCTAGGTGTCTTATCTTTACTTTGGAGCCTTTCTTGTATGTCCCTGCCAGGTTCGCAAGGATTATCGAAAATACTTCCGGTCAGGGGCTGCCCTCACCTTGGCAGATTTCATCTACAAGAGCATGGTAAGTGGTGGGAGTTGAGGGTGGAAGAGTGGAGTTAAGGAGGGACAggtttcaaagaggaaaatgaagggcTGAAGAGGAGAGGACTCAAAGTTTTTCCCCAAGAGCTTCCTCCATCTACATGTACTTAAAATTCAGTCCCTGGAGAGGAGAGTGGGCAGCAGTCTGCAGGGAGCAGGTTCTAGCCAGTGCCTCATGGCCCAGGGGCAGCGTCAAAGTGCATTTTGGTTTGGGTGGACACTGTCAGCAACCTTGTGGCAGGAGGGGGTCCCAGCACACCCACCAACTGGTCCATGGTGCCCGGGCCCaagaaagagactggggtggaTGGTTAACAGTAGATGGAGAGGTGAGCCTCCCTGAAGAGCAGATGGAGGCAATCAGGGTTAGTTCAACTGGCCTTCCAAGGCCCATTGTAGGGTTGGGGTAAAG
Coding sequences within it:
- the MYO1A gene encoding unconventional myosin-Ia isoform X1; this encodes MNSLKKHPLRRRTLILGSVGSLDMTLVEGSVGVEDLVLLEPVEQESLLRNLQLRYEKKEIYTYIGNVLISVNPYQQLPIYGPDFIAKYRDYTFYELKPHIYALANVAYQSLKDRDRDQCILITGESGAGKTEASKLVMSYVAAVCGKGEQVNSVKEQLLQSNPVLEAFGNAKTIRNNNSSRFGKYMDIEFDFKGSPLGGVITNYLLEKSRVVKQLTGERNFHIFYQLLAGADEQLLQALKLEQDTSGYTYLNREVSRVVGMDDASNFKAVESAMTVIGFSEEEIRQVLEVTALVLKLGNVELVDESQASGIAASGIHDGRGLQEIGELVGLNAEELERALCSRTMEMAKEKVVTALNVIQARYARDGLAKNIYSRLFHWIVNRINQSIEVGTGEKKKVMGVLDIYGFEVLEDNSFEQFVINYCNEKLQQVFIELTLKEEQEEYRREGIPWTKVEYFDNGIICNLIEHNQQGILAMLDEECLRPGVISDSTFLSKLNQLFSKHGHYESKVTQNAQRQYDHTMGLGCFRISHYAGKVTYSVNGFIDKNNDLLFRDLSQAMWKAQHHLLKSLFPEGDPKQASLKRPPTAGTQFKSSVAILMKNLYSKNPNYIRCIKPNDQQQRGQFSSELVAIQAWYLGLLENVRVRRAGYAYRQGYGPFLERYRMLSQSTWPRWNGGDREGVEKVMGALSVSSEEVAFGRTKIFIRSPKTLFFLEEQRRFRLHQLATLIQKIYRGWRCHTHYQLMRKSQILISSWFRGTMQKKRYEKLKASALLIQAFVRGWKVRKDYRKYFRSGAALTLADFIYKSMVQKFLLGLKNNLPSTNILDKKWPAARYKCFNTANEELKRLFYRWKCKKFRDQLSPKQVEILREKLCASELFKGKKASYPQSVPMPFNGDYIGLQGNPKLQKLKGGEEGPILVAETVKKVNRSNGKTSSRILLLTKGHVILADTRKSQAKTVIGLDSVAGVSVTSFKDGLFSLHLSEVSSVGSKGDFLLASEHLVELLTRMYRAVLDATRRQLPVTVTERFSVRFKEGSVDVKVIEGPGGGANGKLSCKKKGSHCLEVTV
- the MYO1A gene encoding unconventional myosin-Ia isoform X2; this encodes MTLVEGSVGVEDLVLLEPVEQESLLRNLQLRYEKKEIYTYIGNVLISVNPYQQLPIYGPDFIAKYRDYTFYELKPHIYALANVAYQSLKDRDRDQCILITGESGAGKTEASKLVMSYVAAVCGKGEQVNSVKEQLLQSNPVLEAFGNAKTIRNNNSSRFGKYMDIEFDFKGSPLGGVITNYLLEKSRVVKQLTGERNFHIFYQLLAGADEQLLQALKLEQDTSGYTYLNREVSRVVGMDDASNFKAVESAMTVIGFSEEEIRQVLEVTALVLKLGNVELVDESQASGIAASGIHDGRGLQEIGELVGLNAEELERALCSRTMEMAKEKVVTALNVIQARYARDGLAKNIYSRLFHWIVNRINQSIEVGTGEKKKVMGVLDIYGFEVLEDNSFEQFVINYCNEKLQQVFIELTLKEEQEEYRREGIPWTKVEYFDNGIICNLIEHNQQGILAMLDEECLRPGVISDSTFLSKLNQLFSKHGHYESKVTQNAQRQYDHTMGLGCFRISHYAGKVTYSVNGFIDKNNDLLFRDLSQAMWKAQHHLLKSLFPEGDPKQASLKRPPTAGTQFKSSVAILMKNLYSKNPNYIRCIKPNDQQQRGQFSSELVAIQAWYLGLLENVRVRRAGYAYRQGYGPFLERYRMLSQSTWPRWNGGDREGVEKVMGALSVSSEEVAFGRTKIFIRSPKTLFFLEEQRRFRLHQLATLIQKIYRGWRCHTHYQLMRKSQILISSWFRGTMQKKRYEKLKASALLIQAFVRGWKVRKDYRKYFRSGAALTLADFIYKSMVQKFLLGLKNNLPSTNILDKKWPAARYKCFNTANEELKRLFYRWKCKKFRDQLSPKQVEILREKLCASELFKGKKASYPQSVPMPFNGDYIGLQGNPKLQKLKGGEEGPILVAETVKKVNRSNGKTSSRILLLTKGHVILADTRKSQAKTVIGLDSVAGVSVTSFKDGLFSLHLSEVSSVGSKGDFLLASEHLVELLTRMYRAVLDATRRQLPVTVTERFSVRFKEGSVDVKVIEGPGGGANGKLSCKKKGSHCLEVTV